The following coding sequences lie in one Methanothermobacter sp. MT-2 genomic window:
- a CDS encoding DNA-binding protein MutS2, which produces MSTSNMNREDLKKIKGIGDKLADRILKELKGEKELIKVVENREVDRLVQIEGISQRKAIEIINNLLGNPLPQFLKGEGAYKIYQDIIDKIIPYANTPHSRNRILLLHPRKDPKWIEKHLDMVMDSKKMVHKLPIQKIRKLLKNIKMPENVKPKFNPTRAILTENEEDYERLIKKGLNQYHPILLNPENFELKEYEIITYVYSEGLFEIETAPNIIMVHSRAEKHQIVPETILDYFRENKKLFKKTLKLRRLLGMETILGEIIDTLEDLEESETKQDLEEIVNSIKSEADEKLEKHIKKIKLEGEEILKILDKGTTSKIDNIFEKIIREAVKKLKKETGIDFNPYMKSYPLKIDEKELQRAEEIEFSKKTIKTFEKKVKAAEKLSKLKTKAEKEIKEIIEFDYKLALGCFAAKYKLEKPQITNKINLKKALHLNLIPKENSEKIQRINYKLDNKENISLLTGANSGGKTTLLETIAQTIILAQMGLPVPAKKAQIKIFDEIHLHTKEKTLNAGEFESFLRTFTSTLINKKQKLILLDEIEAITELEAAVKILSTFIELIKNSKSYAIIVTHMAHEISKEINIRIDGIEAKGLDENYNLIVNRTPKMNHLAKSTPELILKMLHEKSKGKTKKIYAKILEKFK; this is translated from the coding sequence ATGTCAACTAGTAATATGAACAGAGAAGATCTTAAAAAAATAAAAGGTATAGGGGATAAACTAGCCGACAGGATCCTCAAAGAACTTAAAGGAGAAAAAGAACTTATAAAAGTGGTTGAAAACAGGGAAGTGGATCGTCTAGTCCAAATAGAGGGTATAAGCCAAAGGAAGGCCATAGAAATAATAAATAATCTCCTGGGAAATCCGCTGCCACAATTCTTGAAAGGTGAAGGAGCCTATAAAATATACCAGGATATAATCGATAAAATAATCCCATACGCTAACACCCCACACTCCCGTAACCGCATACTACTTCTACACCCTAGAAAGGATCCTAAATGGATAGAAAAACATTTAGATATGGTTATGGACTCCAAGAAGATGGTTCATAAACTCCCAATACAAAAAATCAGAAAACTACTCAAGAACATTAAAATGCCAGAAAATGTGAAACCCAAATTCAACCCTACAAGGGCCATCCTAACAGAAAACGAGGAAGATTATGAAAGACTCATAAAAAAAGGCCTTAACCAGTACCATCCAATACTCCTAAACCCTGAAAACTTTGAATTGAAAGAATACGAGATCATAACCTATGTATACTCAGAAGGACTATTCGAAATTGAAACAGCACCCAACATAATAATGGTGCACAGTAGAGCTGAAAAACACCAAATCGTGCCAGAAACCATCCTAGATTACTTCAGAGAAAACAAAAAACTATTTAAAAAAACCCTAAAACTTAGAAGATTACTTGGCATGGAAACCATCCTAGGAGAAATAATAGACACCCTAGAAGATCTAGAAGAATCTGAAACCAAACAAGACCTGGAAGAAATTGTAAATTCAATAAAATCAGAAGCCGATGAAAAACTGGAAAAACACATCAAAAAAATAAAACTCGAAGGCGAGGAAATCCTAAAAATCCTCGATAAAGGCACAACAAGCAAAATAGACAACATATTCGAAAAAATAATCAGAGAAGCTGTTAAAAAACTCAAAAAGGAGACAGGAATCGATTTCAACCCATATATGAAATCTTACCCGCTCAAAATCGACGAAAAAGAACTCCAAAGAGCCGAAGAAATAGAATTCTCCAAAAAAACAATCAAAACATTCGAAAAAAAAGTGAAAGCAGCCGAAAAACTCTCCAAACTCAAAACAAAGGCAGAGAAAGAAATAAAAGAAATAATAGAATTCGACTACAAACTCGCCCTAGGCTGCTTCGCAGCCAAATACAAACTAGAAAAACCACAAATAACAAACAAAATAAACCTCAAAAAAGCACTACACCTAAACCTCATACCCAAAGAAAACAGCGAAAAAATCCAAAGAATAAACTACAAACTAGACAACAAAGAAAACATCAGCCTACTCACAGGCGCCAACAGCGGAGGCAAAACAACCCTACTAGAAACAATAGCACAAACAATAATACTAGCACAAATGGGACTCCCAGTACCAGCAAAAAAAGCCCAAATCAAAATATTCGACGAAATACACCTACACACCAAAGAAAAAACACTAAACGCAGGAGAATTCGAATCATTCCTACGAACATTCACATCCACCCTAATAAACAAAAAACAAAAACTAATACTACTAGACGAAATCGAAGCCATAACAGAACTAGAAGCCGCCGTAAAAATACTATCAACATTCATAGAACTCATAAAAAACTCAAAATCCTACGCAATCATAGTAACCCACATGGCCCACGAAATATCAAAAGAAATAAACATAAGAATAGACGGCATAGAAGCCAAAGGCCTCGACGAAAACTACAACCTAATAGTCAACAGAACACCCAAAATGAACCACCTAGCCAAAAGCACACCAGAACTAATACTCAAAATGCTACATGAAAAATCCAAAGGCAAAACAAAAAAAATCTACGCAAAAATACTAGAAAAATTCAAATAA
- a CDS encoding quinolinate synthetase A gives MLKQLQKEILELKEEKNAIILAHNYQKKEVHEIADFSGDSLELCMKASKIKDKHIIVFCGVDFMAETAYILNPDKKILIPDIEAECPMAHMLTLKELKKAKKKHPDAAVVLYVNTLAEAKAEADIICTSANAVQVIESLKEDKILFGPDENLAWHVSQHTNKEIIPIPKEGHCYVHKMFTTEHIKSLKKEYPNAEVLIHPECDPELQKLADKILSTGGMLKRVGESPKKDFIIGTECDMTTRIKMEFPDKNPIPLFKDAICEPMKLHTLPKVKKSLLKEEYTVKVPDKIARKAKRAVERMLEVSK, from the coding sequence ATGTTAAAACAGTTACAAAAAGAGATCCTAGAATTAAAAGAGGAGAAAAATGCTATAATATTAGCCCATAATTACCAGAAAAAAGAGGTACATGAAATAGCAGATTTTTCAGGCGACTCACTAGAATTATGCATGAAAGCTTCAAAAATCAAAGACAAACACATAATAGTATTCTGTGGTGTTGACTTCATGGCAGAAACAGCCTACATCCTAAACCCTGACAAGAAAATACTGATCCCAGACATAGAAGCTGAATGTCCAATGGCACACATGCTCACCCTAAAAGAACTTAAAAAAGCCAAAAAGAAACACCCAGACGCCGCAGTAGTACTATACGTTAATACCCTAGCCGAAGCAAAAGCCGAAGCAGATATAATATGCACCTCAGCAAACGCAGTCCAAGTAATTGAAAGCCTAAAAGAAGATAAAATACTATTCGGACCAGACGAAAACCTAGCATGGCACGTTTCACAACACACCAACAAAGAAATCATCCCAATCCCAAAAGAAGGGCACTGCTACGTCCACAAAATGTTCACAACAGAGCATATCAAATCACTAAAAAAAGAATATCCAAACGCAGAAGTGCTCATACACCCAGAATGCGACCCAGAACTTCAAAAGTTAGCCGATAAAATACTAAGCACAGGTGGGATGCTGAAAAGGGTTGGTGAATCCCCAAAAAAAGATTTCATCATAGGAACAGAATGCGACATGACAACCAGAATCAAAATGGAATTCCCAGACAAAAACCCCATACCACTCTTTAAAGATGCCATCTGCGAACCCATGAAACTACACACACTACCAAAAGTGAAAAAATCACTCCTAAAAGAAGAATACACAGTCAAAGTCCCGGATAAGATAGCGAGAAAAGCTAAAAGGGCCGTCGAGAGAATGCTAGAAGTCTCAAAATAA